GGATTTATGCTGAAGGGGTAGTTGCTGATTCAAATAGCTCATTTGATAAAGCGGAGGAGAAGCTTAAAGAACTTCGTTACAACGTGAAGATAGAAGAAGGAGCGCTACTTGCGGAGAAAGGACGTTTTTCCAGATGGGGTCCTTACGTCAATCATACGGGATTGATCATCTTCCTGTTTGCGGTTCTTTTACGAACTCTTCCCGGTTTTTATGTCGATGAAACGGTTTGGCTTAGAGAAGGGGAGACACGTGCCCTCCCGGGTGCTCCCGGCTATTACTTAAAGAACAATGATTTCATTATAGAGACTTATTCGAAGGAAGAAGATGCAACTTTTGGTCAGGCTATAGATCGAGTTGGGACCATCGTGAAAAATTTCCAATCAGATGTCACCTTATATAAAGATCCGGAGGGCGGTCTTCCAGGTCAATCAGAACAGATGGAATTTGTGAAAGACTACTCAATTACTGTGAATAACCCTCTAAACTTTGACGGATTCAACGTATACCAAATGGATTACCGTCTCAACGAATTAAAATCGATGACATTCCAATTGATGGAAAAGGAAACAGACAAGTCATTTGGCGAATTTACAGTTGACCTTCTCAATCCTGAGCGTTTGTATGAATTAAACGAAGGTGCGATTGTCGAACTGTTAGAATTCTATCCAGATTTTGGTGGGATTGAAGACGGAGAACCCGTTACTAAATCACCGATTCCGAACAATCCAGCATTCATATTTAATATGGTGACGCCAGCCAAGCCGGAAGGTGAAAAAAGCTTTGTTGCTATCAGGCAGACGCTTGAAACAAATGTGAATGATTATGAAGTGAAGTTTGTCAGCGCAGAAACACGGGACATTACAGGCCTTGTTGTTCGGAAGGACAAAACGCTCTATCTATTGCTCCTAGGGGGTATTATTTTCATGATTGGAGTTGCACAAGGATCCTACTGGAACCATCGGAGAATATGGATACAAAAAGGTGAAGGAAATGAACTTGTCCTTGCAGGTCATACGAATAAAAACTGGTTCGGCTTAAAAAAAGAGCTTGATAAAGTGAAACTCTACGCTGACTTGCCGCAATATGAAGATAGGCAAAAGAATGAGTTTGATGATGGTATGAAAGGGGACAAGTTATAATGCAATTAGCGACATTGAGTGGAAATTTATTGTACTTCTCATTTGTTGCATATCTTGTCGCAACGCTGTTCTTCGGCGGTGCGGTAAGAGGTGCAAAAACACAAGAGTCATACCAAAATAATCGATGGGGAAAGATTGCCATCGGTATTACGATACTTGGTTTCATTACTCATTTGGGCTATTTTATTACGCGATGGATTGCTTCTGCCCATGCGCCAGTTAGCAATATGTTTGAATTTATAACTGCATTTGCAATGATGGTTGTTGGAGCGTTCATCTTACTGTTTTTCCTTTATAAGACACCATCCCTCGGGTTGTTTGCATTACCATTAGCTGTTGTGATGATCGGGTATGCAAGTATGTTCCCTAGGGAGCTAACCCCCTTAATACCAGCGTTGCAAACCCACTGGCTGACGATTCATGTAATTACAGCGGCGATGGGTGAGGCAATTCTTGCAATCAGTGCAGTGGCAGGTCTAATATTTTTATTGAAACATATCGATCTCTCGAAAAAATCCAAACAACGTTTTTGGTTGGAAGCAGTGATGTTCACTATCGTCCTCGTTATCGGATTCATCTTATCTGCTTCGACATTTGCGATAATGGGATATGAAGCGAAGTTCACCTATATTAATAAAAATGAGCAACCAGCCCAAATTGTATATAATTATCCGCCATTATTTGGGATGAATGAATATGAGTCACTTACTCCCGACAAGATGACGCCGCTGGCTGAAATGCCTCCAATCGTTAACGCGAAGACGCTTACGACATTCGTTTGGTCAATTGCAACAGGTACAGTCCTTTATTTATTACTAAGACTTATTTTACGCCGTCCGATTGCAGCATTGTTCCAGCCTTTCGCGAAAAAAGCGAATTCCGAAGTTATGGACGAAATAGGTTACAGGTCCGTCCTGATAGGATTCCCGGTATTTACCCTTGGGGCTCTCGTTTTCGCAATGATTTGGGCACATGAAGCTTGGTCCAGATTTTGGGGGTGGGACCCGAAAGAAGTATGGGCGCTCATTACGTGGTTATTCTATGCAGCCTACTTACATCTTCGGCTCTCCCGCGGATGGGAAGGTGAGAAATCAGCCTGGCTTGCAGTCATTGGTTTTATCATTATCATGTTTAACTTAATTGCAGTTAACTTGATTATTGCAGGACTGCATTCATACGCATGATTCTGAAAAATAAACTGCTGATAATATAACCTGAGGCATTTTTTATACGGCCATAGAGGAATCTCGGTGCTATTGTCTCTTTTGTTACAGTGGCGATTAAACTAAAATTCCGGTGTGTATGATACTACTACACGCCGGAATTTTTTTATTGGAAATCTATTTCATTTGTCAGATTGGGAAAATCGATAAACGGATTTCGGTTTCCCTGAATCTCAAAAATAGCTTTATTTCTATGCTTTTCGTAGATGTTTACCGGGAATTGTTCATGCCACCGGACCAATAAAGGGAGACTAATGGTTTTTTTATAGTGCTGTAAGATTTCTGTTGGGTATCGCAATAAGAAATAAAGGGTTGCACGGGCAACTTGTCCTTTACCGTACTCTGGTTCAAATTGGTTGATATCAAATAAGCCGCAGTAACTACGTTTTCTAACCGACGCTGCTGATGAATCGAATTCATAATAGGGAAAGTTAGACCGTGTACTATTACACTCCGGCTCACATGCAAAGAGATGGTGTAAATCTCCTTTCATAGGTTCCCTCGCCTTAAACCAAGATTGGGGAACAACGTGTTCAGCATTGAATTTATGTTCATTCGAAACTCTTCTGACATGCCTGCCGATTTCTTTGCTAGAGTACCTTTGCTGAAAGACAAGTTTTCGGTACTTTTGAAACCGTTTTTGAACCGTATTGAAATCTTCTTCAATGACTACTTTAGGATTTTTTTGCACACCGGAATAGATGTTTTTTAGTTGACCGTCTGGTTGAAGGTCAACCCAAGTGTAAAGATATTGATCTTTACTAATGTGATAAGGGTGCTGATATTTGTGAGTTTCGGTTACAAGCTTACATAGGTCCTGGAATAAACGGTTAGGTGTAGTTTCACTAAAAGAAATTTGGCAGTAATAATGCTCGATCCATGATTGATCCTGTTCTTCCTTATAATATAGCTCATGGCTTGATGTAATTAGTTGTTGATTTTTTGTTAATTGGGCCACAAGGATATCGGAATCGCATTCCTCCATACACTCTAATTCTTTCAGCTCTTTTTGAATCAAGTCGTTATTCTCCATGACTCCACCGCCCTTAACTACTCTTTGCATAATCTCAGTAGTCCTTAAAGTTTCAGAAGTCTTGCATTGATTGCTACAATGATCGTACTTAAAGACATTAATATGGCTCCCACGGCTGGGCTTAGAACAATGCCAATAGGATATAAAACACCGGCGGCTAATGGGATTGCAGCGATATTATATCCTGCAGCCCACCACAAGTTTTGTGTCATCTTTCGATAGGTAGCCCTTGAAAGCCTGATAATATTTACTACATCAAGCGGATTGCTTTTAACAAGAACGACATCGGCGGTTTCGATGGCTACATCAGTACCTGCCCCTACAGCAATACCTAAATCTGCTTTTGCGAGAGCAGGTGCATCGTTGACCCCATCTCCAGTCATTGCTGTTCGGAGTCGTTCAACTTGTTGGATATGCTCAATCTTTTCGGACTTCTCGTGTGGAAGGACTTCAGCAAAAATTTCTTCCATTTTGAGTTGTTCACCTATATAATGCGCCACCTTCACATTATCGCCGGTCAGCATGATAGATTTGATATCCATTTCTTTTAACTGATTAATGGCGTCTATTGCTGTTTCACGTACGATATCCGCAAGAGCGATCATTCCTGCAAAAACTCCATCGATTAGCGTGAACACAACGGTTTTCCCTTCTGCAGACCATTCATCAAATTGCACTACATCAAATTGAAGGTTTTGCTCTTTCACATATCCTGGACTGACGACTAAAACATGCCTTCCATTAACAGTTCCTTCTAAACCTTTACCAGTCAATGACTGAAAATTCTCCACTCGTTGAAGAGAGATGCCCATTTCTTCTGCTTTTCTAGTTACACCTTTTGCAAGAGGATGTTGCGATTGCGCTTCGACCGCTGCTGCATAAGAAATGACATCTTCTTCTTTGAAGTCTCCAGACGTGTAAATGTTTGTTACACCGAACTCACCTTTCGTTAGTGTACCGGTTTTATCGAAGACGACTGCTTCAATATTTCGGGCGCCTTCAAAAGCAGCCCGATTTCGGATGAGAAGTCCATTTTTAGCTGCGATCGATGTTGAAACTGCCACAACCAATGGAGCTGCCAATCCTAAAGCATGTGGACAAGCAATGATTAGCACTGTCACCATTCTCTCCATGGCGAATGAAACGGGATAACCAAGGGAAATCCAAATAATGAACGTGATTAGGCCTGCTGCCAGTGCACCGTAAAACAACCACTTTGCAGCACGGTTGGCAAGGTCTTGTGCACGTGATTTGGATGCTTGTGCTTCTCTTACTAAGGTAATTACTTGTGAAAGGTACGTTTCACTACCGGTTTTCATGACAGAGATGACTAAGGATCCTTCACCATTTATAGATCCTCCTATTGCCTCTAGACCGGCTTCTTTTTCCACAGGCACTGATTCACCAGTAAGCATCGATTCATCAATTGTTGATTTTCCTTCAAGTATCATTCCATCAACCGGCACTTTTTCACCAGGCTTGACGAGTACATGATCCCCTTTTTTTAACTCCGTTACGTCAACTTCTTTAATATTTCCGTCAGCATCGATTAGATGTGCCTCCGAAGGCATCAGCTTTGCCAGCTCTTCCAAAGCCTTTGAAGCACCCATGACTGAACGCATTTCAATCCAATGACCAAGAAGCATAATGTCCACTAAAGTAGCCAATTCCCAGAAGAAATCATTGTCTGCAAAGCCGAAAACTGCTGCTGTGCTATACACATAGGCCACAGTAATCGCCAAAGTAATTAACGTCATCATTCCGGGATTTCTACTTTTTATTTCATCCTTAGCTCCAACAAGAAATGGCCAACCCCCATAAAAGAATACAAAGGTTGATAATGCGAAAAGAATATACATATCCCCGGTAAAACGCCAGTCAACGTTCAAAAACATTTGAATCATTGGTGACAAAATTAAGATTGGGATAGTTACAATTAGCGAAATATAAAAACGCCTTTTGAAATCTTTGACCATATGTGCATGGTGATCATGATGTCCGTGATTATGTTTTTCATGGGAATGTTGATCATGATGCCCGTGATGTTCTTCGTTGGAGTGATGGGCATGCTGATCATGATTGTGCTCTGATGCAGTATGTTTTTCCGATTTGTGGTGATGATGTGAATGGTTCGACACACCATTACCTCCTCTCTCAGCGGTTTTTAGGTATGTGTTAATTATACCCATTACATATGCAAAGATTATGCACTATTTGCCATTTAACATATTATTATTGAATTCTTCAAATGAATTCATCATTTAGAGGACAGATTCGACATACCCTTGTAAGGTATATAGCTTTTGAAATGTGATTATGGTTTGATGAATATTGCCAAAGGTGGGGGATTAATGGGGGATTATCAGTTATTTGTACTAGGTTCACTAGGTTTATTGACTTTCATCGTTGTTATCTTGGCTGCAAGATTGAAAAAAGTATTAGGTACTATGCAAGGTATGATCATTTCAATGTTCTACGGCATGAACGTGGGCTTGACTGCGGGTGTTTTACTAGGTGTAACTTATCAAGGGGACCTCTTCCTTTCAACTATCATCTCAATTGCGATTGGGGTTTTAGCTGGCTCGTTATGTGGACTGTGTTTTGGAATTCTTTCTGTATTAGAGGGATTTATGGCCGGATTAATGGGCGGTATGATGGGGGCAATGGTTGGAGAGATGATTCGTGCAGACCAGTCGATAAGCTTGATCCAGATTTTCTTGTTTTTATCAGTCTGCACTATTTTTATTATAGCTATTGTGAAAACTCCTCGAAATGCAAAGGTACACACTAAAAAGTGGTTATTAAAACCTTTGGTGATCTCAACATTTATTGCTGTTTACTTAATTGGTGGCAATTCCATAGCGGAGAAAAATAGAATGCTAGGGGAATCGTCATCATATAATAGTCATCATTCAGCAACATCTAATTCAACTGAAAAAATTAATAAAGAAAGACAAATTATTGCTATAGATGCTATTAATATGAAGTACTCAAATAATAAAATTAATGTTGAGAAAGACAGGGAGGTCACCTTGACACTCAAAAACCTAGATAATATAGAGCATGATATTGAAATTAAAGTTCCGTCCCTTCCAAATAATAATGAATCACATCATAATCATGAAACAGGAAGCAATGTAATACATCTCCATGCCTCACCAAAAAGTACTGAAACTCTTACATTTACACCTACTGAATCAGGAGTTTATGAATTTTATTGTACTATTCCAGGGCATAAAGAATTTGGTATGATTGGTCAATTCATTGTAAGCTAGCACTTATCAGAAGGGATGAATGTGATTAAATGGACCGTAGGTATTCTTATAGCAGTACTAATTATCAGTGGATTTATTGTTAAAATGGTCAAGTCAAATACAGAAATAACTGAGCCGATCGATACAGTTCAAGCCGCGTATGTAACATCGGTAATAGATGATGAATCAGGACTTGAAAAAGGAAAAGCATCACCGAATTTTGAACTTCCTACGCTTTCGGGTGAAAAAGTGAAGCTAACTGATTATAAAGGGAAAATAGTTATTCTTAATTTCTGGGCGTCATGGTGTGGTCCATGCAAGGTAGAAATGCCCCATATGCAAAATTATTATAAGAATAAGAAGGATGCTGCAAATGTGGAAATCATTGCAGTTAATATGACCTCCGAAGAGAGAGGAGGGAAGAAAAGTATTGAGAAGTTTGTCAAGGAGTACGGACTAACTTTTCCTATCCTACTGGATAATGATGGGAATGTATTGGATTTGTATAATATCATAACCATTCCGACCACGTACGTAATTGGCACGGATGGAGTTATTAGTCAAAAGATACTTGGACCTATGGATGAAAAGATGATAAATGAACTTGTTGAGAATCTGAATTAAAAGCCTTCAAAAAATATGATAATCTAAATAACGAAAACGCTTAGATGAATTTATCTAAGCGTTTTTTGATGCGTTCCTTTATTTCTAATTTTTTTATCTCCTTAAAAAATCCTAAAATTAGTAATATGAATGACATGATATTGTAAAGCGGATTTCATACTCTTTGTGCTAAAGTTTACCTAGAAATAGAAAAGAAAAAATAGATAGATAATAATACAATTGGGGTGGAAAATGAAAATACGTGTTTATCAATTAGTCATGGCTGTGTTTCTTATGAGCACAATACAATTTACGACACTAAATAAAGTCAGCGCAAATACTAATGACATAGCATCCTATGCCGAAAAGTTTCATGGCACGCCGTATAAATTTGGAGGTACAACTCCCAAGGGCTTTGACTGTTCGGGATATATACGGTACGTCTTTAACGAATTTAACATCAAATTACCAAGAACATCGGCAGACCAGTTTAAAGTAGGAACTTCCATCAGTAAGGAAGATCTGATGCCTGGGGATCTTGTGTTTTTTAAAAATACGTACAAAAAAGGGATTTCACACACTGGAATCTATTTAGGGGATAACGAATTTATCTCAGCCAAGAGCCGTGGTGTTCTTAAGGCAAATTTAAAAACAGATCCTTATTGGGCTCCGAAGTATGCCGGTGCCAAACGTGTGGCAAATATTACTAAAGTAGCTTTTGACCCAGTTCAAGTAAAATCAGATGAAAAGATGAGTGAAGTATTTAGTGATCTATCTATAGAACATCCTGCTTATGAGGCAATTATAGCACTAAACGAAAATGGCGTAATAAAAGGTTACGAGGATTCTACATTTAAACCTGAAAAGTCAATCACACGTGGTCAAGCGGCTGCAATGATAAACCGCGAGCTTAAATTAAAGGGTTCGACCGAAGTGACATTTTCGGATGTTGCGCCTGAGCACCAGTATGCAGCCGACATCGCGGCTTTAAATAAAGCAGGAATCCTTCAAGGTTATGCAACGGGTGAATTTGGTATTAACGACAAACTTACACGTGCACATCTTGCCGCAATCGTAGATAGAGCGTTTGATCTTCAAGAAAAAATAGATGGTAATGTTCAAGTCGCGTCCAATTATAATGATGTACCATCAAGTCACTGGGCATCCGAGGCAATTCATGCACTGAAGACATTTGATCAAACAACAGTGTTTCAATCTAAAACCTTTAACATCGCAAAAGAAGCGACTCGCGCAGAATTCTCAGCCGCAGTATACAGCGCAATTTCCGGAAGATAAAGGTACCAAATCATAGTAATGGCGCCCATCTTGTAGTATAGATTAACGGGTTCGGTTGATGGGGTGAAAACACAAAAACGCACAGTCAATGTTCTGTGCGTTTTTACTTGTCGTATTTTATTGGTGTAATTTAAATATGCCTTCCTAAACAATCGCGCCCAATAACTGAAGAAACCCTTATTCAATCATAAAATAATGGTATAGCGGGTGGTATCCCAGCTTCGGGTAGAAGGAATACAAAAATCGTAAAAAGCATTAATAGAAAAGAGAGTAACAATGTAAAATAAGGAGTTATACGGGTTCTTTTTCCGATAATTGATAAAAGTGATAGTATAAAGCCCCCCACAGAAAGGAAAACACATAATAAAAATCCGAACCACGGATTATACACCGCTATCTTGTTTAAGCCAGTTGATAAAAATAAGATAATATAAACTGATACAAACACAATACCCATTACTGAAAGCGATCGTGCATTTCTTTTTATCAATCATAACACCTCACTCTTACCCATTCTAATCATCAATAAATGGCTCCGTTTGTTAAATAAGCCGTCCTCTTATCATCTATTTTAGCACATAGTCCCTTGTCCTCTTCGATTTTATCAATTATTTCTAAATTGTTTACAAAGAAAGTATTCCACCTCCGATTAACAAGCATATTTGCACCGCAATTAGTAGGTACACATAAATTTATGTGCTGTTGTTAATTCGTTTACCAATTGTAATGCTATTCTCTATTGATATTCACCACGAACATTGATATACCAAAAATAGGTACACCAATTCAAGTGTGAGTTGCTTCCCCATATGCTATGTTTTTTAACGTTTTCTCCCCGTGTACCGAACCCGTTAAGTATAGATGGGTGCCTTTTTTTATTGTAGAGATTATAGATGATTTTGCAGATAAAGTGAGGCAAGCTATGCTCTACACTACGGTCAACTTTCACACCTTATGGCAATCGAATTTCTACTCAATATGTTCAATAGTATTACCTTTTCCAAATACAGTTCTACAATTCTATTCTGTTGATTAGATACATAGAATTATATTCGGAGGGGAATATAATGAGAAAAGAAACTAAAATATATTCAGTTTTCATATTAGCACTATTTTTATCTCCAATAATTGTCGCAAATTATTCTTCAACACCATTACAAATAACTAAAGCAGAGCCGATAAAAAAAAGTCTAATAGTGTATGCGGAAAATCTGTCAGAATCCGACGTTCCTCATTTACAACAAAAACCCTCAAAAACCCTAGTGTTTTTCACACATTCACATGAAGCCTTCCAACCTATAGTGCAAAACAAAGAAAATCTTACAGCCGTCTATCATCCCGCTTCAAATATTATGGCGTTCGAAGATACAATAAAAAATCATTTTGATCTAAACGGCATTCAATCGGAATTTCTTGCTATTGATACAATGGAAGAAATGGAAAAGCAGAATAGTGCTTTCCGCGAGGCTTATCATGTGGTGCGTCCCTTTGTTGAAAAACAAATCAAGGAAAATGAGTATGATTTAATCATTGACCTTCATAGGGATTCCGCTAAAAGGAAGACAACGACACTTACATATAATAATCAGACCTATGGAAAAATATATTTCGTTGTAGGAGAAAATAATCCGAATTTCCATAAAAACAAAGAATACGCCGAGCAGTTGTCTGCTCAATTAGATAAATTGGTGCCGGGTATTTCGCGTGGGATTTTTGGTAAAAGAGGAGAGCATGTAGACGGTGTCTATAATCAGGATTTGGCTCAAAACATGGTTCTTATTGAGCTTGGAGGTATAGATAATACAGAAGAAGAAATAAATCGATCAATTTCTGTTTTAGCAAAGGCGATTTCTACCGTTCTACAAGAGTAAAGTTCTTAGTATTAATGAAGTTTAGGAGGTTTTTTAAAAAAAGAAAGTACTTATTGCATTTGGTAAAAAGGATACACTTGTATGGGGAAGTGCAAGTTCAATCCATTTTTATAGATATACCAATAGTCACTTCTCAGTTGCAGCACACAAAGCAATTTACGGAAACTTAAGGTATCAAATCATAGCTGTAATTGCGTCCATCTCTGAATAAGGATGGGCGTATTTTAATGAATTTGGTTTGCTTTATATTAGGACTATCAGTAATAATGATATTGCAACTAACATTTGAATAAATGCAAATATAAAATTCAAAGGAGCAAATCATGAAGGATAATAAAATAAAAATCGCTGTAAATGGCGGTATCAATTATGGGGCTAAGCTTACTGCAAAACAGCTAATGGTATTGGCCAAACATTTAGGAGACGAAGAGGAACTGGAGTTAACTACCTTTCAACAATTATACGTTGAAATACTTGAAGAGAAAAAAGAAGAAATCATTGCAGAGTTTAAAGAAGCTGGACTTCATTGTTATCCAGTCGGGAATTATGTTAAAAGTTTACGAACATGTAACTTTTGCAAAGGCTCTGAAGAAGAAGGAATGCCTGTTGCGATTGAACTGAACAATAGAATAGCAGGAACTCCTGTTCCTGTCACGTTAAGACCTGCTTATACGGGTTGCCCAGTTGGTTGTGGAGAGCCGCTCATGAATGATATTGGTGTCATGAAGACAAGGGATACTTATAGTCTGTATATCGGTGGAAAATCAAAAGGAAACGATGCTTCAGTCGGTTATTTATTCAAGGATAAGCTTTCTCCGGAAGAATTGTATTCAGTTGTTGAACAATTAATTGACTTATATGGCAGAGAGGGAAAAAAACGAGAACAATTTCACAAGTTTGTAAAACGGGTTGGAAACGAAGCTTTACTTGAGCAAATCAAGTGAAACCGTCGTTAATTTGCATTGGAACTGAACGAAGTAAAGAGGTATAATAGGGGTAAGGGGTATGATAACTAGTCGGGGAGGGGAGAAGAATGCAGGAAACAAACAAATCTACTGTTCAACCAAATAAGCAGCAGCTTCTAAACCGTTTAAAACGCATTG
The genomic region above belongs to Sporosarcina sp. Marseille-Q4943 and contains:
- a CDS encoding cytochrome c biogenesis protein ResB, which gives rise to MSKIKCQCGHENPFGTVLCEQCGRPLTEEAKNSKLIDMRYEGSARRSQTYKRSIVDKIWNFFSSVKVGINIIIAVLVTSAIGTIFPQKLFVPATTEADIFAYYEKHYGFAGTLYYKLGFYDMYNSWWFIILIGMLGTSIIIASVDRVIPLYKSLKKQRTKRHTSFLKKQRIYAEGVVADSNSSFDKAEEKLKELRYNVKIEEGALLAEKGRFSRWGPYVNHTGLIIFLFAVLLRTLPGFYVDETVWLREGETRALPGAPGYYLKNNDFIIETYSKEEDATFGQAIDRVGTIVKNFQSDVTLYKDPEGGLPGQSEQMEFVKDYSITVNNPLNFDGFNVYQMDYRLNELKSMTFQLMEKETDKSFGEFTVDLLNPERLYELNEGAIVELLEFYPDFGGIEDGEPVTKSPIPNNPAFIFNMVTPAKPEGEKSFVAIRQTLETNVNDYEVKFVSAETRDITGLVVRKDKTLYLLLLGGIIFMIGVAQGSYWNHRRIWIQKGEGNELVLAGHTNKNWFGLKKELDKVKLYADLPQYEDRQKNEFDDGMKGDKL
- the ccsB gene encoding c-type cytochrome biogenesis protein CcsB yields the protein MQLATLSGNLLYFSFVAYLVATLFFGGAVRGAKTQESYQNNRWGKIAIGITILGFITHLGYFITRWIASAHAPVSNMFEFITAFAMMVVGAFILLFFLYKTPSLGLFALPLAVVMIGYASMFPRELTPLIPALQTHWLTIHVITAAMGEAILAISAVAGLIFLLKHIDLSKKSKQRFWLEAVMFTIVLVIGFILSASTFAIMGYEAKFTYINKNEQPAQIVYNYPPLFGMNEYESLTPDKMTPLAEMPPIVNAKTLTTFVWSIATGTVLYLLLRLILRRPIAALFQPFAKKANSEVMDEIGYRSVLIGFPVFTLGALVFAMIWAHEAWSRFWGWDPKEVWALITWLFYAAYLHLRLSRGWEGEKSAWLAVIGFIIIMFNLIAVNLIIAGLHSYA
- a CDS encoding endonuclease I family protein, which translates into the protein MENNDLIQKELKELECMEECDSDILVAQLTKNQQLITSSHELYYKEEQDQSWIEHYYCQISFSETTPNRLFQDLCKLVTETHKYQHPYHISKDQYLYTWVDLQPDGQLKNIYSGVQKNPKVVIEEDFNTVQKRFQKYRKLVFQQRYSSKEIGRHVRRVSNEHKFNAEHVVPQSWFKAREPMKGDLHHLFACEPECNSTRSNFPYYEFDSSAASVRKRSYCGLFDINQFEPEYGKGQVARATLYFLLRYPTEILQHYKKTISLPLLVRWHEQFPVNIYEKHRNKAIFEIQGNRNPFIDFPNLTNEIDFQ
- a CDS encoding copper-translocating P-type ATPase, which codes for MGIINTYLKTAERGGNGVSNHSHHHHKSEKHTASEHNHDQHAHHSNEEHHGHHDQHSHEKHNHGHHDHHAHMVKDFKRRFYISLIVTIPILILSPMIQMFLNVDWRFTGDMYILFALSTFVFFYGGWPFLVGAKDEIKSRNPGMMTLITLAITVAYVYSTAAVFGFADNDFFWELATLVDIMLLGHWIEMRSVMGASKALEELAKLMPSEAHLIDADGNIKEVDVTELKKGDHVLVKPGEKVPVDGMILEGKSTIDESMLTGESVPVEKEAGLEAIGGSINGEGSLVISVMKTGSETYLSQVITLVREAQASKSRAQDLANRAAKWLFYGALAAGLITFIIWISLGYPVSFAMERMVTVLIIACPHALGLAAPLVVAVSTSIAAKNGLLIRNRAAFEGARNIEAVVFDKTGTLTKGEFGVTNIYTSGDFKEEDVISYAAAVEAQSQHPLAKGVTRKAEEMGISLQRVENFQSLTGKGLEGTVNGRHVLVVSPGYVKEQNLQFDVVQFDEWSAEGKTVVFTLIDGVFAGMIALADIVRETAIDAINQLKEMDIKSIMLTGDNVKVAHYIGEQLKMEEIFAEVLPHEKSEKIEHIQQVERLRTAMTGDGVNDAPALAKADLGIAVGAGTDVAIETADVVLVKSNPLDVVNIIRLSRATYRKMTQNLWWAAGYNIAAIPLAAGVLYPIGIVLSPAVGAILMSLSTIIVAINARLLKL
- a CDS encoding plastocyanin/azurin family copper-binding protein produces the protein MGDYQLFVLGSLGLLTFIVVILAARLKKVLGTMQGMIISMFYGMNVGLTAGVLLGVTYQGDLFLSTIISIAIGVLAGSLCGLCFGILSVLEGFMAGLMGGMMGAMVGEMIRADQSISLIQIFLFLSVCTIFIIAIVKTPRNAKVHTKKWLLKPLVISTFIAVYLIGGNSIAEKNRMLGESSSYNSHHSATSNSTEKINKERQIIAIDAINMKYSNNKINVEKDREVTLTLKNLDNIEHDIEIKVPSLPNNNESHHNHETGSNVIHLHASPKSTETLTFTPTESGVYEFYCTIPGHKEFGMIGQFIVS
- a CDS encoding peroxiredoxin yields the protein MNVIKWTVGILIAVLIISGFIVKMVKSNTEITEPIDTVQAAYVTSVIDDESGLEKGKASPNFELPTLSGEKVKLTDYKGKIVILNFWASWCGPCKVEMPHMQNYYKNKKDAANVEIIAVNMTSEERGGKKSIEKFVKEYGLTFPILLDNDGNVLDLYNIITIPTTYVIGTDGVISQKILGPMDEKMINELVENLN
- a CDS encoding C40 family peptidase — protein: MKIRVYQLVMAVFLMSTIQFTTLNKVSANTNDIASYAEKFHGTPYKFGGTTPKGFDCSGYIRYVFNEFNIKLPRTSADQFKVGTSISKEDLMPGDLVFFKNTYKKGISHTGIYLGDNEFISAKSRGVLKANLKTDPYWAPKYAGAKRVANITKVAFDPVQVKSDEKMSEVFSDLSIEHPAYEAIIALNENGVIKGYEDSTFKPEKSITRGQAAAMINRELKLKGSTEVTFSDVAPEHQYAADIAALNKAGILQGYATGEFGINDKLTRAHLAAIVDRAFDLQEKIDGNVQVASNYNDVPSSHWASEAIHALKTFDQTTVFQSKTFNIAKEATRAEFSAAVYSAISGR
- the spoIIP gene encoding stage II sporulation protein P — encoded protein: MRKETKIYSVFILALFLSPIIVANYSSTPLQITKAEPIKKSLIVYAENLSESDVPHLQQKPSKTLVFFTHSHEAFQPIVQNKENLTAVYHPASNIMAFEDTIKNHFDLNGIQSEFLAIDTMEEMEKQNSAFREAYHVVRPFVEKQIKENEYDLIIDLHRDSAKRKTTTLTYNNQTYGKIYFVVGENNPNFHKNKEYAEQLSAQLDKLVPGISRGIFGKRGEHVDGVYNQDLAQNMVLIELGGIDNTEEEINRSISVLAKAISTVLQE
- a CDS encoding nitrite reductase, which encodes MKDNKIKIAVNGGINYGAKLTAKQLMVLAKHLGDEEELELTTFQQLYVEILEEKKEEIIAEFKEAGLHCYPVGNYVKSLRTCNFCKGSEEEGMPVAIELNNRIAGTPVPVTLRPAYTGCPVGCGEPLMNDIGVMKTRDTYSLYIGGKSKGNDASVGYLFKDKLSPEELYSVVEQLIDLYGREGKKREQFHKFVKRVGNEALLEQIK